The following are encoded together in the Limanda limanda chromosome 12, fLimLim1.1, whole genome shotgun sequence genome:
- the LOC133015990 gene encoding calpain-1 catalytic subunit-like, translated as MPTSGVCMNIINARHQKNGYGTITNPINFLNQDYEQMKQYCLSRRVRYIDEMFPPDSNTIGKGLLKPTDLDRVVWLRPGKMVSNPSFVVEGVSRFDFGQGHLGNCWFLASIGALTFHKSILKQVVPPEQSFNEDYCGLFHFRFWRFGKWVDIIIDDKLPTIDGRLIFVQSKTPTEFWPALLEKAYAKVCGSYADMKTGTPAEAMMDFTGGVHIYVNLTEPPPDLWELMTRAGQNISLMGCGTEKAKTSANDVLPNGLVQGHAYTVTGVKQFMSQGRLVNLVRLWNPWGQTEWNGQWSDNSPLWQTVTPQDREMCLSMRNNGEFWMTLEDFCKFYNDLDICCLCPDFLDGSSSCHWKSSFYEGRWVAGTTAGGSAENYEKFSTNPQYRIKVGKLFSECSEKQGEKNFLMSLMQMPDKRNRRLVQNLHIGLHVFEVTEEYQAHKGMFPASFFGKNKVVAKTKSYLNAREVMEFVKLKPGEYLIVPSTYHPNETASFILTILSKSENHVHEDSGGHNHEHNDTEEKTPEENVVDDENKRNLFRQYSVKHEEVDAEMLQTILNDRILKGDLKSGGFSMDACRSMISLMDTSITGKLNGEEFLRLWKKVIEYKDIFSQKDVSLTGTLSLNELRNAVMASGKRVSDDMLNLMALRYGASSGHMTLESFISLILRLDCMSQIFKQLSDGSTMTLGESEWMYLSMYT; from the exons ATGCCTACCTCTGGTGTGTGTATGAACATCATCAATGCACGGCATCAGAAAAATGGCTATGGGACCATCACCAACCCCATTAACTTCCTCAACCAAGACTACGAGCAGATGAAACAGTACTGCCTCAGCCGCAGAGTAAGGTACATTGATGAGATGTTCCCCCCTGACAGTAACACCATCGGCAAAGGGTTACTGAAACCGACTGACCTGGACCGTGTGGTGTGGCTGAGACCAGGG AAAATGGTTTCCAATCCATCTTTTGTTGTTGAAGGGGTCTCAAGATTTGACTTTGGTCAAGGCCATCTTG GAAACTGCTGGTTCCTTGCATCTATCGGAGCCCTGACATTCCACAAGTCAATACTAAAGCAAGTTGTTCCTCCTGAACAAAGTTTTAATGAGGACTACTGCGGGCTGTTCCACTTCAGG TTTTGGAGGTTTGGGAAATGGGTGGATATTATCATTGATGACAAGCTACCAACAATTGATGGCAGATTAATCTTCGTCCAATCCAAAACCCCGACTGAGTTCTGGCCTGCTTTGCTGGAGAAAGCCTATGCCAA GGTGTGTGGTTCATATGCAGATATGAAGACTGGAACTCCTGCTGAGGCTATGATGGACTTCACTGGTGGTGTCCACATATACGTCAACCTCACAGAACCTCCTCCGGACCTGTGGGAGCTGATGACAAGAGCTGGACAGAATATTTCCCTGATGGGCTGTGGGACTGAAAAGGCA AAGACATCTGCCAACGATGTGCTGCCAAATGGATTGGTCCAAGGCCATGCCTATACCGTCACAGGTGTGAAACAG TTTATGAGCCAAGGGAGACTCGTTAACCTGGTGCGTTTGTGGAACCCCTGGGGCCAAACAGAATGGAACGGACAGTGGAGCGATAA TTCGCCTTTGTGGCAAACTGTGACTCCTCAGGATCGTGAAATGTGCCTTTCAATGAGAAATAATGGAGAGTTTTG GATGACACTGGAAGACTTCTGTAAGTTCTACAATGATCTTGACATCTGCTGCCTGTGTCCAGACTTCCTTGATGGAAGCTCCTCGTGCCATTGGAAGTCCTCATTCTACGAGGGCAGATGGGTTGCAGGAACCACGGCTGGAGGATCCGCGGAGAACTATG AAAAATTCTCCACTAATCCACAGTATCGGATCAAGGTCGGCAAATTATTCAGTGAGTGTTCAgagaaacagggggaaaaaaactttcTGATGTCTCTCATGCAAATGCCCGACAAAAGGAACAGACGCCTGGTCCAAAATCTCCACATTGGACTCCACGTATTTGag GTGACCGAAGAA TACCAGGCTCACAAAGGGATGTTCCCAGCCTCTTTCTTTGGCAAAAACAAAGTTGTGGCCAAAACTAAAAGCTACTTAAATGCACGTGAGGTGATGGAGTTCGTCAAGTTGAAGCCTGGTGAATACCTGATTGTGCCGTCCACCTACCATCCCAATGAGACTGCCTCCTTCATCCTGACCATTCTGTCCAAGTCTGAGAACCATGTGCA TGAGGATTCTGGAGGCCATAATCATGAACACAACGACACAGAAGAG AAAACACCAGAGGAAAATGTAGTGGATGACGAAAATAAGAGAAACCTTTTCCGTCAATACTCTGTCAAG CATGAAGAAGTGGATGCTGAGATGCTCCAGACGATTCTAAATGACCGAATCTTGAAAG gaGATTTGAAATCTGGAGGCTTCAGCATGGATGCCTGTCGCAGCATGATTTCTCTGATGGAT ACGTCTATCACGGGCAAACTGAACGGTGAGGAATTCCTTCGTCTGTGGAAGAAGGTCATCGAGTACAAG gacATTTTCTCCCAAAAAGACGTTTCACTTACAGGAACACTGTCTCTGAATGAGCTCAGGAATGCTGTCATGGCCTCAG GAAAGCGTGTCAGCGATGACATGCTGAATTTGATGGCTCTGCGCTACGGTGCCTCCTCTGGACACATGACACTGGAGAGTTTCATCAGTCTCATCCTTCGCCTTGACTGCATGTCCC AAATCTTCAAGCAGCTGTCTGATGGATCGACCATGACTCTTGGTGAATCAGAG tggaTGTACCTTTCAATGTACACTTAA